A single genomic interval of Devosia oryziradicis harbors:
- a CDS encoding alpha/beta fold hydrolase, with amino-acid sequence MIRSAITLAAMLLTSAAFAQSEPAGQTIEVNGMQMYYEVSGEGDPLVVLHGAYMNIPTMGEIIPRLAETHKVYAIEFQGHGRTEDIDRPITYPNLADDVAGFMDAVGIEKADVFGYSMGAAAGLKLAIDHPEKVDQLVAASVGYDMSGSQPEFLAMIPTMSPDMFVGTPMEDAWKQFAPNPDGFRPFVERMIALEHEPMAWEEDVRKLKTPMLIIAGDADMITLDHIVSLFHLVGGGAPGDMGKPLAPSRLAILPATSHTAVIGQADLLLGFIEPFLQGETPKGMFD; translated from the coding sequence ATGATCCGTTCTGCCATCACCCTGGCCGCCATGCTGCTGACGTCAGCCGCCTTTGCCCAATCCGAACCCGCCGGTCAGACCATCGAGGTCAACGGCATGCAGATGTATTACGAGGTCAGCGGTGAGGGGGATCCGCTGGTTGTCCTGCACGGCGCCTACATGAACATCCCCACCATGGGCGAAATCATTCCCAGGCTGGCCGAGACGCATAAGGTCTATGCCATCGAGTTCCAGGGCCATGGCCGCACCGAGGACATCGACCGGCCGATCACCTATCCTAACCTGGCCGATGACGTCGCTGGATTCATGGATGCCGTCGGCATCGAGAAGGCGGACGTGTTCGGCTATTCCATGGGTGCTGCGGCGGGGCTGAAGCTGGCGATCGACCATCCTGAAAAGGTCGACCAGCTTGTCGCCGCTTCGGTCGGCTACGACATGTCCGGCTCGCAGCCCGAATTCCTCGCCATGATCCCGACCATGAGCCCGGACATGTTCGTGGGCACGCCCATGGAGGACGCGTGGAAGCAGTTCGCGCCCAATCCCGACGGCTTCCGCCCATTCGTCGAACGCATGATCGCCCTCGAGCACGAGCCGATGGCCTGGGAGGAGGATGTCCGCAAGCTCAAGACGCCGATGCTGATCATTGCCGGCGACGCCGACATGATCACCCTGGATCACATTGTCAGCCTGTTCCACCTGGTGGGCGGCGGCGCCCCCGGCGATATGGGCAAGCCGCTTGCCCCGTCGCGCCTGGCCATCCTGCCCGCGACCTCCCATACCGCTGTCATCGGCCAGGCCGACCTGCTCCTTGGCTTCATCGAACCCTTCCTCCAGGGCGAAACGCCAAAGGGCATGTTCGACTAG